The DNA sequence GGGAGCCGTCCGGGCCGGTGACGATCGCCAGGTCGACCTGCGCCAGGGACGGGAGGGCGTCCATCCCCGGGGCATCCCACTCGCGCGGGACGAAGCGTCGGAGCCGGGCGATCGCCTCGGGCCTCGAGATCTGCGCGAGGATCCCGTGCGCTGCCGAGACGAGGCGTTCTTCCAGCTCGTGCGTGAGGAAGACGGGCGTCTCGGCGAGGCGGAAGCCCGCCTCGGCCCCGGCGCGGCGGGCGAGGTCTGCGGACTGCCGCCTGTAGAGCTCTTCTGTGAATGCGCTGTTGTAGGCGTCGCGGCAGGCAGGGTGCATCGCGGCGCAGTCTAGGAGGACGAACGGCCCATGGGAAGGATCGCGTTTCGCACGAAGCGGGGCGGACCCAGGCCAGAACCGCCCGGGCGTCAGCGCGCCGGTTCGATGCAGCGGGGCCCGTCGTGAGAGGCGGCGTTGACCCAGGTGGAGACGGGCCACGCCTCCATGGCCCCCGCGTCGAAAGGCGCGAAGCACCGCTCGAGCTCGGCCGCCGAGAGCGGCCCCTGCCGCCGCCAGAGCGCCTCGGTCTCCGCGTCGAGGAGGACCGGCATGCGCGCGTGGACGGGCTGGACGAGCCCGTTCGCGGCCGTGGTGACGATCGCGAAGCTCTCGAAGGGCCCGGCGCCGGGGGCCTCGCGACGCTCCCAGAGCCCCGCGAAGACGAACGGTGCGCCCCCCGCGAGCCGGAAGAGCCAGGGGGTCTTCCCCCGTCCCTCGACCTTCCACTCGTAGAAACCGTCCGCCGCAACGACGGCCCGCCGGTGCTTCAGCGCGGCGCGAAACATCGGCTTTTCGGCGATTCCTTCGGCCCGCGCGTTGATCGGCCGGAGACCGGAATCGTCCGCGGCCCACGAGGGGCAGAGCCCCCACGTCAGGCAAGCCAGGACGGGACCGGCGCCGTCGTCACGGACGAGCGGGGCGCGCGTTCCGGGCGCGACGTTCCATCGTGGCGTCCACGCGATCCCCTCGGGAAGCCGTGCTCCGAACCGGGTCGCCAGGGCGTCGGCCGGGCTCGTCTGGACGTAGCGGCCGCACACGGCGCTACCCGGCGGCCTTCTCGTCCGGCTCCCTCTTCTCCTCCACGGGCTCGGGTTCCGGGTCGGGCGTCCGGTCGCCGAGGAGCGCGGCCCAGGGAGCGAACCGCTCGAACCGTTCGCCGACCACCTTGATTGCCGCGGTCAGCGGGACGGCCAGGATCGCGCCGGGCAGGCCCCACAGGATTCCCCAGAAGAGGAACGCGACGAGGACGGCGAGGGGGTGGAGCCGCACGCGGCTGCCGACGATGAACGGCGTCAGGACGTTGCCTTCCAGGAACTGCACGATCGAGTAGAAGAGGATGACCTTCAGCGCGAGGAACGGCTCGTCGGTCCCGAGGAATGCCACGAAGAGCGCGGGCGTCGTCGACAGGATCACGCCGACGTACGGAAGCAGGACGCAGAGGCCCGCGAGGGGGCCGAGGACGTAGCTGTAGGGCACCTGCAGGATCAGGAGCCCCGCCGTCGTGATGCAGGCCGTGATGAGGACGACGAAGAGCTCGCCGAGGACGTAACCCGAGAGGACGTGCGCGACGTTGACGGCGAAGTCGGACGCCGCCCGGCCGCCTTTTCGCCGGAGGATCCGCGTGAGCGCCCCGGCGTACTTCTCGCGGTCCTTCAGCATGAAGAAGGCGAGCATCGGAACGGCTGCGGTGTAGAGGGCGAGGGAGAAGATCGTCCTCATCTGGAGGACGACGCGGGCGACGGAGTCGAGCATCCCCTCCTCGAGGCGGACGGCTCGGACGCCGGCCCGCTCCCCGTCGGAGAGGAGCCTGCGGGTGCCTTCCTCGATGCGCGAGAAGAGGCCGCGTGCCTGCGCGGTCAGCCCCTGGATCTTCCGTTCGTACGAGGGCCAGTCGCGGGAGAAGGCCTGCGCCTGGTCGAGGGCGTTGACGATGAAGAACGCCACGAGCGCGCACAGGAGAAGGAGGATGACGAACGCGGCGAGCGGCCTGGGCACGCGGATCTTCTCGAGGAGCTCCACGAACGGGTGGAGCGCGAAGGAGAGGAAGAGCGCGAAGAAGATCGTGACGAAGAGGACCTTGCCGGCCCAGAGGAGCCCGACGACGGCCGCCGTCGCGAGGACGACGAGCGCGCGGGAATGAAAAGCCCCGCCAAGCGCGGGGCTCGTTCCGGTCGTGAAGGCGCCGCTGCTATCCAATGCGGGTCCAGTTTAGCGCGACGGGGACAGACGCGAGCGGCCGGCGCGAGGCCGGCCGCAGGGAGAGGTTCGGGGAGCGGGCGAGGCTACGGGAAGGTCACCGTGACGACGGCGCGGCGGTTGCGCGTCGCGTCGTCCCCGGCCTCGGTGTCGCCCCGGGCGTCGACCTGGATGCGGGCGGCGTCGATGCCGTGCCTCTTGACGAGGTAGTCCTTGGCGGCGTCGGCGCGGGCCTTGCCGAGGGCGGCATGGTCGCCCTTTTCCTTCGGGTCGGTGAAGCCGACGATCGTGCAGGTCGCCGAGAGGTTGTTCTTCAGGCGGAGGGCGACGCCGTCGAGGATCGCCTTTGCGATGTTCGTGAGCCGGCTCTTCGCGGCGTCGAAGAGGATCTCGTCGGTGGTGGACGTCTCGGGTTTCGGAGCGGGAGGCGCCTCGACGACGGGGGCCGGGGCGGGCTCGACGACGGGGGCGGGCGCCGGCTCGACGGGAGGCGGCTCGTGAGGAGACGGGACGAGCACCGGGGCGACGGCCTTCTCCGGCTGCGGCAGCCAGGAGAGCTGGACGATGCCTCCGAGGTTGCTCGGGGAACTGCCGTACTTGACCCAGTTGTCGATGTTGGCCCTCAGGCCGGCCCCTGCGACGAGGCCGCTGTCGCCGAGAGAGAGCCGGGCGCCGAGAACGGCGTCCGTGTAGTCGTGCGGTTGCGTCGTGCCACCGTCGTACATGACCCGCTGGATCTCGAAGATCCCTTTCAGCGTGTCGGGGATGATCGGAACGCCGACGCCCGCGGACCACCGCATCTCGTTCGAGATCTCGTATTCCTCTCCCTCGACGGCCCAGTCCGCCGTCCAGAGGTACCCGAACTGACCGGTGAAGATCCCGTACGTGCCGGAGAATCCCCACTCCCAGTCGGACCGGTAGGAGGAGAGCGCCTGCGTGTCGCTCCGGCTCTGCGTCGGGATGTAGACCGCGCCGAAGAGCGCGACCTTCACGGGATCTCTCGGATTGAGGATCACCTTCGAGCCGATGCGGAACTTGTCGGTCTCGTCGTGGTCGATCTCGCCGTAGCGGTTCCGGCCGTTGATGTTGCCACCCCAGGACCGGCCGTCGGCCGAGAAGTACCGCTGCCCGGAGCTGAACGATGCTTCCCAGTTCGGGAGGAGGCCGAACGCCATCGTCAGCCCGAGCTTGTCGGAGCTGTACTGCATGGGGTCGTCCGGGTAGGGCACGACCTGCGGCACCGGCGCAGCCGTCCGGTCGTACATGCTGTAGAAGATGGAGAACGCGAAGCGCCCCTGTGGGACGGTCTGCGCGTCGTAGATGCCGAAGAGCCCGGTCTCGCCGGTGAGGGTGGGAGCCACCTGAGCGCTCAGCGGAGAGGCCGCGAAAAGTGCCACGGCCAGCGCGAGGAGGAGTCCGGTCCGCATCCGTCGCATCGAGTCTCCTTATTTCCAGCCGGGGACCGGAGGAGTCACCCCCATATCGGGGAAGGTGAAGCGGTTCCGTGTCCTAGGCTCGGATCAGTTGTCAAGAGTCTAGCAGCACGGGATTTCCCGTCAAAGTCAATTGACCATCCGGACCGTCATCGGGGAATCGGGGGGCCCGGGTGACGAGGTCGAGCCCCCTGGCGCGGAAGGGTCCGGGAAACCCGGCCGCGAATCGAACGGAGGCAGGAGGAAGAGGGATCCGACGTCGTGCCCCGGGGCGCGGAAGGGTCCGGGAAACCCGGCCGCGAATCGAACGGAGGCAGGAGGAAGAGGGATCCGACGTCGTGCCCCGGGGCGCGGAAGGGTCCGGGAAAGCGCGAACGAAGGAGGCAGGAGGAAGAGGGATCCGACGTCGTGCCCTGGGGCGCGGAAGGGTCCGGGAAACCCGGCCGCGGGTTTCCCGGGATTACTTCAGAGCAGGGGGGCCATCTTCTCGCGGAAGGCGAGGCTCGCCTCGCGTCCGCGGAGAGCGGCGACCGTCTGCTCGAGGCTCCGGATCAGCTCCCTCACGACGTCCAGACCGCGTCCTTTGTCGACCTCGCCGAGGGCGGCGCGATAGAGCCGGTCGATCGCGGGATCTCCCGGTGCGAGGGCGGCGCTCTCGGCTTCCTGCTTCACCTTCGTGCAGAGGATCTGGAGGCTCCGGCGTTCGTCGCCGCGGGTGACCGCGTTGAAGACGCCGCTGTGCGTCGTGACGACCGGGCCTGCCGTCGACGGGGCGGGTGCCGCGGCCGGGGCGGCGGTCGCGGAAGCCGCGCGCGCCTCGGCCTTCGAGCGGATCCCGACGAGATCGGCGGTGATGAGACCGTAGAGTGTCTTGGCGACGTCGAACGCCGACAGGCGCGCCGCCCGGGCGATCTCCTCGATGGACTTGATGCCGTCGATCCCCGTGACGATGAGCCACTCCGCCGGCGTCAGCGTCACGGGCTCGCTGAGGCCCTCCCGGCAGACGAGCTGGGGAACGGCGTCGGTCGTGGGGATCTTCTTCGAGAGGATCTTCCACTCGTCGCTGCGCCGCGCCGCCTCCATGAGGAGGTTCGTGTTCGAGCGGGTGATCGTCCGAACCTCGGGCTCGATGCCTGCGGAGAACTGGAACTGACCTTCGTTCCAGAGCGCGAGAGCGTAGATGGCGTCCTCGCCTCCGGTCTCGTTCACCCTCGCGTGGGTGATCTGACCGTTCTGGATGTAGACGGCGCCCTGCTCGGCGCCGCGCGTCAGGGAGAACATGCCGGTCTTCCCCGATACGGCGACGAGCTGCACGATATCGGCGAGGGGGAGCTCTTTGAGGGATCCTTGGAAAGACATCTGTACGCAGTCTCGCGACGGTGGACGATAACACCCGCTCCCGGGATGCTCAACCGCCGACGCGGGGTCTGACGACTGGGAACGCGGCCGAAACGAGGGTCGATCTCCGTCCTGCCGCCGTCCGGAACCCGTGAGTGAGTGCGGCGGCGGCCGCGTCGGCGGCGTCGAGCGCCAGACGCGAGAATCCGGAGGGGGAGCCCAGCAGTGAGAGGACCATCCTGCGGACCTGCTCCTTCTCGGCCTGTCCCGTACCGGTGACGGTCTTCTTGATCTCGGCGGGCGTGACCTCGTGGATGGGAATCCCGGCGCGGGCCAGCGCGAGCAGGAGGACTCCCCTGGCCTCGCCGAGGGTGATCAGGCTCTGGGGGTTGACGCCCGAGAAGACCCGTTCCACGGCGGCCTCGTCGGGGCGCTCCCGCTCGACCACGGCGAGGAGGCCGTCGTGGATCGCGAGGAGCCTCTGGGCGAACGGCGTATTCGTCGCGGGGCGCAGGACCCCCGCCGCGACGAGCCGCGGCGGGCCTTCGAAGGAGACGAGAGCCCAGCCTGCGGCGCGGCTCCCCGGATCGACGCCGAGGATCCTCACCCCGGCCCGGCGCTCAGGCGTCCTGGAGGTACTGGTCGTCGATGTCGCCGCTCGACCAGACCTTCTGCACGTCGTCGTTGTCCTCGAGCATGTCGAGGAGCTTCAGGAGGGCCGGAGCCTTGTCGCCGACGGCGACGGTCGTCGAGGGGATCATCTGCAGCTCGGCGGTCTGGAGCGCGAACTTCTTCGCCTCGAGCTGCGCCTTCACCGTCTCGAAGGAGGCCAGGTCGGTGATGATCTCGTAGATGTCCGAATCCTCGGCCTGGAAGTCCTCGGCGCCGGCCTCGAGCGCCGCTTCCATGAGCGCGTCCTCGGAAGCGGCGCCCTTCTCGACGGCGATGTAGCCCTTCTTCGAGAACTGGAAGGCGACCGACCCTGTCGCTCCCAGGTTCCCGCCGTACTTCGAGAGGAGGTGGCGGACCTCGGCGGTCGTCCGGTTCTTGTTGTCGGTCATCGCCTCGATGAGGATCGCGGCGCCTCCCGGGCCGTAGCCCTCGTAGGTGATCTCCTCGTAGGTGACGCCCTCGAGCTCGCCCGTTCCCCGCTTGATCGCCTTGTCGATGTTGTCCGAAGGCATCGAGGCTTTCTTCGCGGCGAGGACCGCGCTTCGGAGGCGCGGGTTCGAGTCGACCACGCCGCCGCCGACCTTTGCGGACATCGTGATTTCCTTGATCAGCTTCGTGAAGAGCCGGCCGCGCTTGGCATCGGCGGCGCCCTTCTTGTGCTTGATCGTGCTCCACTTGCTGTGACCGGACATGGCTCACCTCGAGGAATTTGGGCCGCTGGGGCCGGGATTCAGAAGCCCCGAAGTCTATCAGGAGGCCCGTCAGGCCGGTTGAGCCTCGAGCGTTCCGTCGGCGCGGAGCGCGAGGCGCGCGCGGAATCGTGTTCCCGGCGGCGGGCTTCCCGCGGGGAGCGCCGTCTCGACGTAGGTCTCGGTCAGTCCGACGCCCCCGTTGAGGGTGACGAGGTCGGCTTCGCGTCCGTCGTGAGAGCGGGCGAACCGGCTGCGGAGCTCGGAGTCCAGGGCCCGGAGTCTCGCGGCGCGGCGCGAGACCACGACCCCGGGCACGCCGGTGTTCGGGACGAGGCTCGCGGCGGCGGTACCCGTGCGGGGAGAGAAGGGGAACACGTGAAGAGACGCGAGGGGGAGGTCCCGGAGCAGGGCTTCCGTCTCCGCGAACTCGGCGTCCGACTCTCCAGGAAACCCGGCGATGACGTCGGTCGCGAGATGGATCCGGGGGTTCGCCCGCCATGCGCGGAGGAGCAGGGTGCGGAACCGGGCCGCGGTCATGCCCCGTCGCATCCGGCGCAGAACGGTGTCGGATCCGGACTGGAGCGGCAGGTGCAGGTGGGGTGCGACGACGCCACCCGCGGCGACGAGGTCGACGACCGCATCCCCGGCTTCCATCGGCTCGAGGGACGAGAGACGGACCCGGCACGGCGGCGGGTGCGACCCGAGCCTCCCGAGAAGCGCCGCGAGGCTTTCGCTCCTTTCCGTTCCGAAAGCGGCGAGGTGAACCCCGCACAGGACGATCTCGGGAACGCCCTGGCTGCCGAGGGCGTGGATGGCTTCCTCGACCTCGGCCAGCGGTGCGCTGCGTTCGTCACCCCGCAGGGATGGCACGATGCAGAACGCGCAGCGCCGGCCGCAACCGTCCTGGATCTTCAGGAACGCGCGTGTGCGGCCCGGTCCCGTCGTCCACGAAAGAGGCGAACGCAGGACCTCCTCCGGAGACACGCCGAGCGCGGCGACCTTTCCCGGGATGAGCCCCGCGGCCGCCTCCGCGATCAGGCGCGGCAGCGCTTCCGCGGTTCGGTGCCCGGCGACGAGATCGACCTCGGGACGCCGCGCCAGGGCGTCGGGGGCCCGCTCGGCGAGGCACCCCGTCACGGCGAGGAGCGCCGCGGGGTGTTCGCGGCGGAGGCGTCGGAGCAGCCGAAAGGCGTCGCGGTCCGCTCGTTCGGTCACGGTGCAGGCGTGGAGAACGACGACGTCTGCAGAGGCCGTCGGAGCAGCTCGAGAGATGCCGGCGGTCTCCAGTATCCGGGCGAGGTGACCCGCCTCGATCTGACTCACCTTGCATCCGAGAACCTGGACGACGTAGCCTCCGGACGCGCGTCCGGACGGGCGGTCCGAGGCGGTAAACTTCGTTGACAGGCCCACTTCCGGGGCGATAATAGGTGACTTTCCGGAGGAGACTTCGGAGTGCGGGGGGGACCGGGCCACAGGCCCCACGACGTATGGCGAAGACGATTCTCCTGATTGAATACGAGCCGAGATACCTCGACCGCATAAAGGGTTATCTCGCCGGGAAGGACTTCGATCTCGTCGTCGCCAAGGACGGCGAGGACGGACTCGAGGCGTACAGGCGTGCCCGGCCCGACCTCGTTCTCATCTCGACGGTCCTGCCGAAGCTGCGGACGCGCGACGTCATCCGCGGGATGCAGGCCCTCGGGGCCACGCCGCCGGTTCTCCTGATGGCGTCCGGCTACAAGGGCAAGGACAAGAAGGCCGACGCGGCCCGTGAGGGTGCGACCGGAATCCTGGAGAAGCCGTTCGCCGAGGAGGCCCTCCTCGCCGAGATTTCCGCCGCGCTCGGCGGCAGAAGCCACGACCCCTTCCCGGGAGCGGGTGCGCAGCCGCTCCTTTCTGCGGACGACATCTTCTCGGACGTCATCTCCGGCGTGGAAGCGGCGGAAAAAGAGGAGAAGGCGCGCCCCGCGCCGGCCGGAACCGACCCCGGGATCAACCGTAAGCTCGAGCAGACGCTCTCGGGCATCCTGTCCCGTCCTACGACGAAAGCGCCCTCGGCGTCGACGCCGAAGGCGGACGCTCCGGCACCGGCGCGCTCCGAGCCGGTCTCCGACAGGACCCTCAGGGTGGACTCCGGCTCGCTGCCCATTCCGGCCCCGAAGCCGAAGGTCGATACGGCCGTCGACCGGATGCTCACGGACACGCTCTCGGGCCTGCGCCCGATCAAGCCGGCGGAAAAGGCGGAGAAGCCCGCCGCCGCCCCGGCGCCCGCTCCGAAGCCGGCGCCCGCGCCCACGCCGGAGCCCGCTCCGGTTCCGAAACCGCAACCCGCCCCCGCTGCCCGTCCCGTGGAGCCGCCGGCTCCGAAGGGCAGGCCGGGCGCCGGCGGCCCCGGGGGCTTCGGCCGCTACCAGCTCCTCGAGAAGATCGCGGCCGGCGGGATGGCCGAGGTCTACAGGGCCCGCATGCGCGGGGAGGAAGGCTTCGAGAAGATCGTCGCCATCAAGCGGATCCTCCCGCACATGGCCGACAACGATGACTTCATCACGATGTTCATCGACGAGGCCAAGCTCGCGGCGCAGCTGACCCACAACAACATCATCCACATCTACGACCTGGGCAAGGAAGACGCCTACCACTACATCGCGATGGAGTACGTCGAGGGCAAGGACCTTCGCTCCATCCTGAAGACGGCGTCGGAGAAGGGCTATCCGCTCCCGGTCGAGCTGGCTCTCTTCATCGCCTCCAAGGTCGCCAACGCCCTCGACTATGCGCACCGGCGGATGGGGCTCGACGGCAAGGAGCTGAACCTCGTCCATCGCGACGTGTCCCCCCAGAACGTCCTCATCAGCTTCGAGGGAGACATCAAGCTCTGCGACTTCGGCATCGCCAAGGCGGCGACGAAGGTCCAGCAGACGCAGGCGGGCGCGCTCAAGGGAAAGCTCCAGTACATGTCCCCCGAGCAGGCCTGGGGAAAGAAGGTCGACCGCCGGACCGACATCTTCTCGCTCGGCATCGTCCTCTTCGAGATGCTCGCGGGCGAGCGCCTCTTCAGCGGCGACACCGACCTGACGATCCTCGAGCAGGTGCGCGACGCCCGCTCGGAGCCGCCGTCGCTCAAGAACCCCGACGTCCCGAAGAAGGTCGACCAGATCGTCCTCAAGGCCCTCGCCAAGAACCCGCAGGACCGCTACCAGAACGCCTCGGAGATGGAGAAGGACATCAACTCGGTCCTCTACTCCTTCCAGCCCGCTCCGGGTCCGGCGGACCTCGCGATCTTCATGCACCGCCTCGTCGAGGCGAGCGCGGCGGCGTCGGACGCACAGATCGACGCGGCCTTCGCGCAGGTCGCGGCGGCGCCCGCACCCGAGGAGAAGAAGAAGGGCAAGGGGCTCGTCATCTCCAAGAAGGAGAAGGCGGCCGAGCCCGCGCCCGTTCCGGAACCGGTCGAGGTCTCGCAGCCCGCGATGAGCCTCGGAGACGAGCCCGGCAAGAGCCGGACCGGCCTCTTCGCCGGCATCGGTGTCGGGGTCCTCGTCCTCGCTGCAGCTGCTTACTTCATGACACGCGGCAAGGCGCCGGAGCCGGTTCCGGTCCCCGCCCCCGTTCCCGCCGCCGCCACCGAGGCCGCGCCGGCGACGACGGCCGTGGAGCCCGCCGCGCCCGAGAAGGTCATCGACCCGAAGGCTCTGGAGGCCGAGCTGCGCAAGGCCACGGCCGAGGAAGCCAAGAAGCTCCGCGAGGCGGCGCAGAAGGCTGCAGCCGAGCAGGCCAAGCCCGCCGCTCCGGGCGCCGTGCAGCCGGCCGCTCCGGCCGTGTCACTGGCGCCGAGCCAGCCTCTACAGCCGCCGAAGGCCGCGCCGGAGCCGACCCGGGCCCCGGAGCCGCCGAAGGCGGCCGAGCCGACGCCCGTTCCGCCGAAGCCGACCGAGCCGCCCGCCGTCGTCGAGGTACCGCGCCCGGCGGCTCCGGCGCCGGCCGCTCCCGCAGCGGCCTCCGCGGCCGTACGCGAAGGCGATCTGGTGGGGCCGGGAGCGGGGGTCGTCGAGCCGCAGATCGTCAAGCTCGGCCGGTTCCCGCCCCTGCCGCCGCAGGCCAAGCAGATCCAGGCCAGGCGCAACGACCCGTCCGGCCTCGGCACGGTTGCGATCATGGCTCTCGTGACCGAGACGGGCCAGGTGAGCGACGCCCGG is a window from the Holophagales bacterium genome containing:
- a CDS encoding AI-2E family transporter; the encoded protein is MDSSGAFTTGTSPALGGAFHSRALVVLATAAVVGLLWAGKVLFVTIFFALFLSFALHPFVELLEKIRVPRPLAAFVILLLLCALVAFFIVNALDQAQAFSRDWPSYERKIQGLTAQARGLFSRIEEGTRRLLSDGERAGVRAVRLEEGMLDSVARVVLQMRTIFSLALYTAAVPMLAFFMLKDREKYAGALTRILRRKGGRAASDFAVNVAHVLSGYVLGELFVVLITACITTAGLLILQVPYSYVLGPLAGLCVLLPYVGVILSTTPALFVAFLGTDEPFLALKVILFYSIVQFLEGNVLTPFIVGSRVRLHPLAVLVAFLFWGILWGLPGAILAVPLTAAIKVVGERFERFAPWAALLGDRTPDPEPEPVEEKREPDEKAAG
- a CDS encoding OmpA family protein, translated to MRRMRTGLLLALAVALFAASPLSAQVAPTLTGETGLFGIYDAQTVPQGRFAFSIFYSMYDRTAAPVPQVVPYPDDPMQYSSDKLGLTMAFGLLPNWEASFSSGQRYFSADGRSWGGNINGRNRYGEIDHDETDKFRIGSKVILNPRDPVKVALFGAVYIPTQSRSDTQALSSYRSDWEWGFSGTYGIFTGQFGYLWTADWAVEGEEYEISNEMRWSAGVGVPIIPDTLKGIFEIQRVMYDGGTTQPHDYTDAVLGARLSLGDSGLVAGAGLRANIDNWVKYGSSPSNLGGIVQLSWLPQPEKAVAPVLVPSPHEPPPVEPAPAPVVEPAPAPVVEAPPAPKPETSTTDEILFDAAKSRLTNIAKAILDGVALRLKNNLSATCTIVGFTDPKEKGDHAALGKARADAAKDYLVKRHGIDAARIQVDARGDTEAGDDATRNRRAVVTVTFP
- a CDS encoding SOS response-associated peptidase; amino-acid sequence: MCGRYVQTSPADALATRFGARLPEGIAWTPRWNVAPGTRAPLVRDDGAGPVLACLTWGLCPSWAADDSGLRPINARAEGIAEKPMFRAALKHRRAVVAADGFYEWKVEGRGKTPWLFRLAGGAPFVFAGLWERREAPGAGPFESFAIVTTAANGLVQPVHARMPVLLDAETEALWRRQGPLSAAELERCFAPFDAGAMEAWPVSTWVNAASHDGPRCIEPAR
- a CDS encoding TonB family protein codes for the protein MAKTILLIEYEPRYLDRIKGYLAGKDFDLVVAKDGEDGLEAYRRARPDLVLISTVLPKLRTRDVIRGMQALGATPPVLLMASGYKGKDKKADAAREGATGILEKPFAEEALLAEISAALGGRSHDPFPGAGAQPLLSADDIFSDVISGVEAAEKEEKARPAPAGTDPGINRKLEQTLSGILSRPTTKAPSASTPKADAPAPARSEPVSDRTLRVDSGSLPIPAPKPKVDTAVDRMLTDTLSGLRPIKPAEKAEKPAAAPAPAPKPAPAPTPEPAPVPKPQPAPAARPVEPPAPKGRPGAGGPGGFGRYQLLEKIAAGGMAEVYRARMRGEEGFEKIVAIKRILPHMADNDDFITMFIDEAKLAAQLTHNNIIHIYDLGKEDAYHYIAMEYVEGKDLRSILKTASEKGYPLPVELALFIASKVANALDYAHRRMGLDGKELNLVHRDVSPQNVLISFEGDIKLCDFGIAKAATKVQQTQAGALKGKLQYMSPEQAWGKKVDRRTDIFSLGIVLFEMLAGERLFSGDTDLTILEQVRDARSEPPSLKNPDVPKKVDQIVLKALAKNPQDRYQNASEMEKDINSVLYSFQPAPGPADLAIFMHRLVEASAAASDAQIDAAFAQVAAAPAPEEKKKGKGLVISKKEKAAEPAPVPEPVEVSQPAMSLGDEPGKSRTGLFAGIGVGVLVLAAAAYFMTRGKAPEPVPVPAPVPAAATEAAPATTAVEPAAPEKVIDPKALEAELRKATAEEAKKLREAAQKAAAEQAKPAAPGAVQPAAPAVSLAPSQPLQPPKAAPEPTRAPEPPKAAEPTPVPPKPTEPPAVVEVPRPAAPAPAAPAAASAAVREGDLVGPGAGVVEPQIVKLGRFPPLPPQAKQIQARRNDPSGLGTVAIMALVTETGQVSDARVVRSSTYKFVDEAALAALRGSQIKPATKGGVRVKMWKTFSITVKP
- a CDS encoding YebC/PmpR family DNA-binding transcriptional regulator — protein: MSGHSKWSTIKHKKGAADAKRGRLFTKLIKEITMSAKVGGGVVDSNPRLRSAVLAAKKASMPSDNIDKAIKRGTGELEGVTYEEITYEGYGPGGAAILIEAMTDNKNRTTAEVRHLLSKYGGNLGATGSVAFQFSKKGYIAVEKGAASEDALMEAALEAGAEDFQAEDSDIYEIITDLASFETVKAQLEAKKFALQTAELQMIPSTTVAVGDKAPALLKLLDMLEDNDDVQKVWSSGDIDDQYLQDA
- a CDS encoding MiaB/RimO family radical SAM methylthiotransferase, with the protein product MSQIEAGHLARILETAGISRAAPTASADVVVLHACTVTERADRDAFRLLRRLRREHPAALLAVTGCLAERAPDALARRPEVDLVAGHRTAEALPRLIAEAAAGLIPGKVAALGVSPEEVLRSPLSWTTGPGRTRAFLKIQDGCGRRCAFCIVPSLRGDERSAPLAEVEEAIHALGSQGVPEIVLCGVHLAAFGTERSESLAALLGRLGSHPPPCRVRLSSLEPMEAGDAVVDLVAAGGVVAPHLHLPLQSGSDTVLRRMRRGMTAARFRTLLLRAWRANPRIHLATDVIAGFPGESDAEFAETEALLRDLPLASLHVFPFSPRTGTAAASLVPNTGVPGVVVSRRAARLRALDSELRSRFARSHDGREADLVTLNGGVGLTETYVETALPAGSPPPGTRFRARLALRADGTLEAQPA
- the ruvC gene encoding crossover junction endodeoxyribonuclease RuvC, with protein sequence MRILGVDPGSRAAGWALVSFEGPPRLVAAGVLRPATNTPFAQRLLAIHDGLLAVVERERPDEAAVERVFSGVNPQSLITLGEARGVLLLALARAGIPIHEVTPAEIKKTVTGTGQAEKEQVRRMVLSLLGSPSGFSRLALDAADAAAAALTHGFRTAAGRRSTLVSAAFPVVRPRVGG
- a CDS encoding DUF4388 domain-containing protein is translated as MSFQGSLKELPLADIVQLVAVSGKTGMFSLTRGAEQGAVYIQNGQITHARVNETGGEDAIYALALWNEGQFQFSAGIEPEVRTITRSNTNLLMEAARRSDEWKILSKKIPTTDAVPQLVCREGLSEPVTLTPAEWLIVTGIDGIKSIEEIARAARLSAFDVAKTLYGLITADLVGIRSKAEARAASATAAPAAAPAPSTAGPVVTTHSGVFNAVTRGDERRSLQILCTKVKQEAESAALAPGDPAIDRLYRAALGEVDKGRGLDVVRELIRSLEQTVAALRGREASLAFREKMAPLL